In Erigeron canadensis isolate Cc75 chromosome 1, C_canadensis_v1, whole genome shotgun sequence, a single window of DNA contains:
- the LOC122579274 gene encoding delta-aminolevulinic acid dehydratase, chloroplastic-like isoform X1, with amino-acid sequence MAACSTSIVNMPPVNVGTFKGGSKNYAILKPNSFPTRPCWYKQQHSMLVVKASEGPIKKLGLSDAECEAAVVAGNVPEAPPVPPVPASPPGTPLISPFDISRRPRRNRRSPVLRSAFQETSLSPANFVYPLFIHEGEEDVPIGAMPGCYRLGWRHGLLEEVAKARDVGVNSIVLFPKVPDALKTPTGDEAYNDAGLVPRTIRLLKDKYPDLIIYTDVALDPYSSDGHDGIVREDGVIMNDETVHQLCKQAVSQARAGADVVSPSDMMDGRVGAIRSALDAEGFQHVSIMSYTAKYASSFYGPFREALDSNPRFGDKKTYQMNPANYREALIELRADESEGADILLVKPGLPYLDVIRLLRDNSPLPIAAYQVSGEYSMIKAGGVLKMIDEQKVMLESLMCLRRAGADIILTYFALQAARCLCGEN; translated from the exons ATGGCTGCTTGTAGTACTAGTATAGTGAATATGCCCCCAGTGAATGTTGGAACTTTTAAGGGTGGTAGTAAGAACTATGCAATTCTGAAGCCCAATTCTTTTCCAACTCGACCTTGTTGGTATAAGCAGCAGCATTCTATGTTGGTAGTGAAGGCGAGTGAGGGGCCCATTAAGAAGTTGGGTTTGAGTGATGCGGAATGTGAGGCTGCTGTTGTTGCCGGAAATGTCCCCGAAGCGCCCCCCGTGCCCCCTGTCCCTGCTTCTCCCCCTGGAACTCCCCTCATTTCTCCATTT GATATATCTAGACGGCCTCGTCGGAATCGCAGGTCACCGGTTTTGAGATCTGCATTCCAGGAAACAAGCTTGTCTCCTGCAAATTTTGTATACCCGCTTTTTATTCATGAAG GTGAAGAAGACGTACCTATTGGTGCCATGCCTGGTTGCTATAGGCTTGGATGGAGACATGGGCTTCTTGAAGAG GTTGCAAAGGCTCGTGATGTTGGAGTCAATAGTATCGTGCTCTTTCCAAAAGTTCCAGACGCATTAAAG ACTCCCACAGGTGATGAAGCCTATAATGATGCTGGATTAGTACCTCGAACAATTCGATTGCTCAAAGACAAGTACCCCGATCTT ATTATCTACACTGATGTTGCACTAGACCCATATTCTTCAGATGGGCATGATGGTATTGTCAGAGAAGATG GAGTAATAATGAATGATGAGACTGTGCATCAATTATGTAAACAGGCTGTTTCACAG GCCCGTGCTGGTGCTGATGTTGTAAGCCCCAGTGATATGATGGATGGCCGGGTAGGGGCAATTCGGTCAGCACTTGATGCTGAAGGTTTTCAGCATGTATCTATCATGTCCTATACTGCAAA GTATGCAAGCTCCTTTTATGGCCCTTTTCGAGAAGCTTTGGATTCGAATCCCCGCTTTGGAGACAAAAAAAC GTACCAAATGAACCCGGCTAATTATAGAGAAGCCCTGATTGAATTGCGTGCTGATGAGTCTGAAGGAGCTGACATCCTTCTG GTCAAGCCAGGGTTGCCTTACTTAGATGTCATAAGGTTGCTCCGAGATAATTCTCCATTGCCAATTGCTGCATATCAG GTCTCCGGAGAGTATTCAATGATAAAAGCAGGTGGCGTTCTGAAAATGATTGATGAACAAAAAGTAATGCTAGAATCATTAATGTGTCTGAGGCGTGCTGGAGCGGATATCATTCTCACTTATTTCGCATTACAAGCAGCCAGATGTTTGTGTGGTGAAAACTAG
- the LOC122585935 gene encoding reticulon-like protein B9, with amino-acid sequence MEMSTFESNFNDNATQVKRLFGRERAIHEILGGGEVANILLWRDKRISGVIFISVMAMWFLFDVAEYTFVTFVCHSTITAMLIVFIWSNGARAFEWNPPHIPNILLEESTLITNFCQKLNYFLSRLIYIAYGHELRLFCLAIVTISILSTIGNYITTMNLLFIVFLGIGMLPCLYENNEEEVDYIFDVMSGLVSKGYGMLYQNVVLIPTWPLKEKKFN; translated from the exons ATGGAAATGTCAACATTTGAATCAAATTTCAATGACAATGCAACACAAGTAAAGAGGTTATTTGGACGTGAAAGGGCTATCCACGAGATACTAGGAGGCGGAGAAG TAGCAAATATTTTGTTATGGAGGGATAAAAGGATATCAGGTGTGATTTTTATTAGTGTTATGGCAATGTGGTTTCTCTTTGACGTTGCGGAATATACATTTGTGACATTTGTTTGTCACTCCACCATCACTGCCATGCTCATTGTATTTATTTGGTCAAATGGAGCAAGAGCCTTCGAATG GAATCCTCCTCATATTCCCAATATTCTATTGGAGGAATCGACGTTGATCACAAATTTCTGCCAAAAGTTAAACTACTTTTTGTCCAGGCTCATCTACATTGCTTACGGACATGAACTTAGGCTCTTTTGTTTG GCGATTGTCACTATTTCGATACTATCGACAATTGGGAACTACATCACTACAATGAATCTTCTTTTTATCG TGTTTTTAGGAATAGGTATGCTACCTTGCTTGTATGAGAATAATGAAGAGGAGGTTGATTACATTTTCGACGTGATGAGTGGGCTGGTTTCCAAGGGGTACGGAATGCTATATCAAAATGTTGTTTTGATACCAACATGGCCCCTCAAAGAGAAGAAATTCAATTGA